Proteins encoded in a region of the Sphingomonas sp. OV641 genome:
- a CDS encoding HAD-IIB family hydrolase, translated as MKQLVAFDLDGTLAESKQAIQPDMGEALADLLTVAHVAVISGGDWPQFDKQVASRLPDHADRSRLWLMPTTGTKLYTFREGQWGTVYAELFSDEQKQQILTAFDESLEATGFVPEQTWGERIEDRGSQITFSALGQQAPIHAKEVWDPDFAKRKVIQADLKKRLPGLSINMGGATSIDITQEGVDKAYGLKRLRDESGIPLDAMMFVGDAIFPGGNDYPAKELGLDTVRVRDPQDTLSVIATVVACQK; from the coding sequence GTGAAGCAACTGGTGGCGTTCGATCTCGATGGTACGTTGGCCGAGAGCAAGCAGGCGATCCAGCCCGATATGGGCGAAGCACTGGCCGATCTGCTGACTGTCGCGCACGTCGCGGTAATTTCGGGTGGGGACTGGCCGCAGTTCGACAAGCAGGTCGCCAGCCGGCTGCCCGACCACGCGGATCGCTCCCGCCTGTGGCTGATGCCGACGACCGGCACCAAGCTGTACACCTTTCGCGAGGGCCAGTGGGGCACAGTATATGCCGAACTGTTCTCCGACGAGCAGAAGCAGCAGATCCTGACGGCGTTCGACGAGTCGCTGGAAGCCACGGGCTTCGTTCCCGAACAGACCTGGGGCGAACGGATCGAGGACCGTGGCAGCCAGATCACCTTTTCCGCGCTCGGCCAACAGGCGCCGATCCATGCCAAGGAAGTGTGGGATCCCGATTTCGCGAAGCGCAAGGTGATCCAGGCCGATCTCAAGAAGCGCCTGCCGGGCCTGTCGATCAATATGGGCGGGGCAACGTCGATCGACATCACGCAGGAGGGCGTGGACAAGGCCTATGGCCTCAAGCGGTTGCGCGACGAGAGCGGCATTCCGCTGGACGCCATGATGTTCGTCGGCGACGCGATCTTCCCGGGTGGAAACGACTATCCGGCAAAAGAGCTTGGGCTGGATACCGTGCGCGTTCGCGATCCGCAGGACACGCTGAGCGTGATCGCCACGGTGGTGGCCTGCCAGAAATGA
- a CDS encoding Cof-type HAD-IIB family hydrolase — MTLVISDVDGTLVDKEKRLTPGTLQAVQRLQAAGFGFTIISARPMSGLAPLAEELSLDVPMGAFNGGLVFRRGGEILCRHFVDEAVARGALALAQNEPVDIWVFADDQWFATSDTGSHVPSERRASNQEPRICSGFSNLLDRADKITFVCDEPAVLDALRDRIVAAHDGAATIVKSQTYYLDITATTANKGEGIARLADALGVRLDRTIAIGDQANDLAMFERAGRAIAMDNAPDDVKAQAADVTLANDADGVAHAIDKFILGRMM, encoded by the coding sequence GTGACGCTGGTTATCAGCGACGTCGACGGCACGCTGGTCGACAAAGAGAAACGCCTGACACCCGGCACGCTGCAGGCGGTGCAGCGCCTGCAGGCGGCGGGTTTCGGCTTCACCATCATCAGCGCGCGGCCAATGTCCGGGCTCGCGCCGCTCGCCGAGGAGCTGTCGCTGGACGTGCCGATGGGCGCGTTCAACGGCGGCCTCGTGTTTCGCCGCGGTGGTGAGATCCTGTGCCGCCATTTTGTCGACGAAGCGGTCGCGCGCGGTGCTCTGGCGTTGGCGCAGAATGAGCCAGTGGACATCTGGGTCTTCGCTGACGACCAATGGTTCGCCACATCGGACACGGGATCGCATGTGCCGAGCGAGCGACGTGCGTCCAACCAGGAACCCAGGATTTGCAGCGGCTTTTCCAACCTGCTCGACCGTGCCGACAAGATCACCTTCGTCTGCGATGAACCGGCGGTGCTCGATGCGCTGCGCGATCGGATCGTGGCAGCGCACGACGGGGCAGCAACGATCGTCAAATCACAGACCTATTATCTCGATATAACGGCAACGACGGCGAACAAGGGAGAGGGAATCGCGCGGCTGGCCGATGCGCTTGGCGTGCGGCTCGATCGTACGATCGCGATCGGTGATCAGGCGAACGACCTTGCCATGTTCGAGCGCGCCGGGCGGGCGATTGCCATGGACAATGCGCCCGACGACGTGAAGGCGCAGGCGGCGGATGTGACGCTCGCCAACGATGCGGACGGCGTGGCTCATGCGATCGACAAATTCATTTTGGGGAGAATGATGTGA